The Medicago truncatula cultivar Jemalong A17 chromosome 4, MtrunA17r5.0-ANR, whole genome shotgun sequence genome includes a region encoding these proteins:
- the LOC11441588 gene encoding protein MIS12 homolog isoform X2 — translation MAGMEGSMSSESDAIFESVMNLNPQLFFNEVLNTVDDFVLDTFDFYFQEASTKLNAEATQRSQHLTQGVDCIRQKVQSVLDQKLTVWEKYCLYHCFSLPQGFQLPNTLNVGKESEMLNQEIHALESQSSHNARYINEAVQLFEQNSYTELFQEIMTTASELRMKMGKLNTNMIEETGKVKAKRIDNNKMDISAIYASKGLSNTKFEDLQEYVTLMKST, via the exons ATGGCGGGAATGGAAGGAAGCATGAGCAGCGAGAGCGATGCGATTTTCGAATCGGTGATGAATTTGAATCCACAACTCTTCTTCAACGAAGTTCTCAACACTGTTGATGATTTCGTCCTCGATACTTTCGATTTCTACTTCCA GGAAGCATCCACCAAGCTCAATGCTGAAGCTACTCAAAGATCCCAACATCTCACACAG GGTGTTGATTGCATTCGACAAAAGGTTCAATCTGTTTTGGATCAAAAGCTCACTGTTTGGGAAAAATACTGTCTTTATCACTGTTTTTCTCTTCCCCAAGGCTTTCAATTACCAAACACTCTCAAT GTGGGGAAAGAGTCTGAAATGCTGAATCAAGAAATTCATGCATTAGAGAGTCAGTCTTCTCACAATGCTCGGTATATCAACGAGGCAGTACAATTATTTGAGCAAAACTCTTACACTGAGTTGTTTCAGG AGATCATGACTACCGCCTCAGAACTTCGAATGAAGATGGGAAAGCTTAACACCAACATGATTGAAGAGACAGGAAAAGTGAAAGCAAAAAGGATTGACAACAATAAAATGGACATTTCTGCTATATATGCTTCCAAAG GCCTATCTAATACGAAATTCGAAGATCTTCAAGAATATGTAACTCTTATGAAGAGCACGTGA
- the LOC11441588 gene encoding protein MIS12 homolog isoform X1 produces the protein MAGMEGSMSSESDAIFESVMNLNPQLFFNEVLNTVDDFVLDTFDFYFQEASTKLNAEATQRSQHLTQGVDCIRQKVQSVLDQKLTVWEKYCLYHCFSLPQGFQLPNTLNGETSGNDINPGSTSDPELDAQLESLRKKLAEVGKESEMLNQEIHALESQSSHNARYINEAVQLFEQNSYTELFQEIMTTASELRMKMGKLNTNMIEETGKVKAKRIDNNKMDISAIYASKGLSNTKFEDLQEYVTLMKST, from the exons ATGGCGGGAATGGAAGGAAGCATGAGCAGCGAGAGCGATGCGATTTTCGAATCGGTGATGAATTTGAATCCACAACTCTTCTTCAACGAAGTTCTCAACACTGTTGATGATTTCGTCCTCGATACTTTCGATTTCTACTTCCA GGAAGCATCCACCAAGCTCAATGCTGAAGCTACTCAAAGATCCCAACATCTCACACAG GGTGTTGATTGCATTCGACAAAAGGTTCAATCTGTTTTGGATCAAAAGCTCACTGTTTGGGAAAAATACTGTCTTTATCACTGTTTTTCTCTTCCCCAAGGCTTTCAATTACCAAACACTCTCAAT GGTGAAACAAGTGGGAATGACATTAATCCTGGTTCTACTTCTGATCCAGAATTAGATGCTCAATTAGAATCATTGAGGAAAAAACTAGCTGAG GTGGGGAAAGAGTCTGAAATGCTGAATCAAGAAATTCATGCATTAGAGAGTCAGTCTTCTCACAATGCTCGGTATATCAACGAGGCAGTACAATTATTTGAGCAAAACTCTTACACTGAGTTGTTTCAGG AGATCATGACTACCGCCTCAGAACTTCGAATGAAGATGGGAAAGCTTAACACCAACATGATTGAAGAGACAGGAAAAGTGAAAGCAAAAAGGATTGACAACAATAAAATGGACATTTCTGCTATATATGCTTCCAAAG GCCTATCTAATACGAAATTCGAAGATCTTCAAGAATATGTAACTCTTATGAAGAGCACGTGA
- the LOC11441158 gene encoding LOW QUALITY PROTEIN: protein STRICTOSIDINE SYNTHASE-LIKE 12 (The sequence of the model RefSeq protein was modified relative to this genomic sequence to represent the inferred CDS: inserted 4 bases in 3 codons) → MGTNAKKVTKKKSLKRVNAINNKPSEYLMFFFSRMLLFGWFVTLPGGFHGGVNIGSFVVVFVVVFGGDARGGWCWFFMTICDGLDDFSALQPTCGRPLGWSFNNQTGDLYIADAYYGLLXGGKATQLVGPAQVNSTVFXDVDPNTGIVYFTIASAKFQLKDFRTLVDSGDHSGSQLRYDPSTNQTTVLLSNLAVPTGVAISRDGSFALVSEFLTFKVWKVWLKGPRANSSELFMLLAGRPNNIKRNSRGQFWISVNSFLGXAPRRTTLPTGVRVTENRLILQIVSLPAEHGTQPTSEVQEYNGTLWWFPLKFFTHLLHLYCYEEKKIHGD, encoded by the exons ATGGGGACGAATGCAAAGAAAGTTACGAAGAAGAAGAGTTTGAAAAGGGTCAATGCTATTAATAATAAACCATCTGAGTATTTGATGTTTTTCTTCT CTCGTATGTTGCTTTTTGGTTGGTTTGTCACCCTTCCTGGTGGTTTTCATGGTGGTGTTAATATTGGGtcttttgtggtggtgttcgtGGTGGTTTTTGGTGGTGATGCTCGTGGTGGCTGGTGTTGGTTTTTTATG ACAATCTGTGATGGCCTTGATGACTTCTCAGCACTCCAACCGACATGTGGGAGGCCATTAGGATGGAGTTTCAATAATCAGACAGGCGATTTGTATATAGCCGATGCTTATTATGGACTAC ATGGAGGTAAAGCAACCCAATTAGTTGGACCTGCACAAGTCAATTCTACTGTGTT GGATGTAGACCCAAACACTGGAATCGTTTATTTTACCATAGCTAGCGCTAAATTCCAGCTCAA GGATTTCCGCACACTGGTAGACAGTGGAGATCATTCAGGAAGCCAGTTGAGATATGATCCTAGCACCAACCAAACAACAGTGTTGCTAAGCAATCTTGCAGTGCCAACTGGTGTGGCAATAAGTAGAGATGGCTCATTCGCACTTGTTAGCGAATTTCTAACCTTCAAAGTTTGGAAAGTGTGGCTGAAAGGACCAAGAGCAAATTCATCAGAATTATTCATGCTACTTGCTGGAAGACCAAATAACATTAAGAGGAACTCAAGAGGCCAATTTTGGATTTCAGTGAATAGTTTTTTAG CGGCTCCAAGACGTACGACTTTGCCTACAGGAGTCAGAGTGACTGAGAATCGTTTAATTTTACAGATTGTATCTCTTCCTGCTGAGCATGGTACTCAACCAACTAGTGAGGTTCAAGAGTACAATGGAACACTATGGTGGTTCCCCCTAAAGTTTTTCACTCATTTGCTACATTTGTATtgctatgaagaaaaaaaaatacatggggactaa
- the LOC11437695 gene encoding serine protease SPPA, chloroplastic has product MSLTRSAIHRFRYIIYHTISPPLTNHTFQSQLHRSFLSHPIPKPFHFHSSSYSSSSSSSCSTFVRGGADDDYPTGDFDFKPVTGFNKFLVKLKMLIALPWERVQHGSVLKIILRGQISDQLNNRFSKKGLSLPQICDNLLKAAYDPRISGVYLQIDNLNCGWAKLDEIRRQILNFRKSGKFVVAYVPSCREKEYYIACACEEIYAPPSAYFSLFGFSVQAAFVKGVFDNLGIEPNVEKFGKYKSAGDQLTRKTMSEDHREMLTALLDNIYSNWLDKVSSARGKERTDIENFINEGVYQVDRLKEEGFITSILYDDEVITKLKERLQVKTVKKLPVVDFRKYSGVRKWTVGISGGKDLIAVIRASGTIRRTEGPFSAPSKGVIGEKFIEKIRRVRESNKFKAAIIRIDSPGGDALASDLMWREIRLLAAKKPVIASMSDVAASGGYYMAMGAGAIVAESLTLTGSIGVVTGKFSLGKLYEKIGFNKEIISRGKYAELLAAEQRSFRPHEAELFAKSAQNFYKQFRDKAAFSRSMTVDKMEEVAQGRVWTGKDAASHGLVDAIGGLSRAIAIAKLKANIPQDRQVTVVELSRPSPSLPEILSGLGNSLVGADERLKELLEDLTFSDGVQARMDGIMFQKLEGNPSANPILALMKDYLSSAT; this is encoded by the exons ATGTCACTCACACGCTCCGCAATCCACCGCTTCCGTTACATCATCTACCACACTATCTCACCTCCACTTACTAATCATACCTTTCAATCTCAACTCCACCGctcctttctctctcatccCATTCCTAAACCCTTCCATTTCCACTCTTCTTcttactcctcctcctcctcatctTCTTGTTCCACCTTTGTCCGCGGTGGTGCCGATGACGATTATCCCACCGGTGACTTTGATTTTAAGCCGGTCACCGGCTTCAACAAATTTTTAGTCAAGCTCAAAATGCTAATAGCATTGCCATGGGAGCGTGTTCAACACGGCAGCGTCTTGAAAATCATTTTGCGAGGCCAG ATATCTGATCAACTGAATAATAGATTCTCGAAGAAGGGGTTATCTCTTCCCCAAATTTGCGATAATTTGTTGAAAGCAGCTTATGATCCTCGTATTTCTGGTGTGTATCTTCAAATTGACAATTTAAATTGCGGTTGGGCTAAACTCGATGAAATTCGAAGACAGATCTTAAATTTCAGAAAATCAG gaaaatttgttgtggCTTATGTCCCTTCATGTCGAGAAAAAGAATATTACATTGCTTGCGCATGTGAAGAAATATATGCCCCTCCAAGtgcttatttttctttgtttggatTCAGTGTTCAAGCGGCATTTGTCAAAG GTGTTTTTGACAACCTTGGAATTGAACCAAACGTTGAAAAATTTGGCAAATATAAAAGTGCAGGAGATCAACTAACCCGTAAAACCATGTCTGAAGATCACCGTGAGATGCTGACTGCATTACTGGATAATATCTATTCAAATTGGCTGGATAAAGTATCTTCCGCTAGAG GTAAAGAAAGAACAGATATTGAGAACTTCATAAATGAAGGTGTCTATCAAGTAGACAGACTGAAAGAAGAGGGTTTCATAACAAGCATACTCTATGATGATGAG GTTATCACTAAGTTGAAGGAGAGACTTCAGGTGAAAACAGTAAAAAAACTGCCTGTGGTTGATTTCAG AAAATACTCTGGAGTTAGAAAATGGACTGTTGGAATATCAGGTGGTAAAGATCTGATAGCTGTCATCCGAGCCTCAGGGACCATCCGTCGTACTGAGGGTCCATTTAGTGCCCCTAGCAAAGGTGTTATTGGAGAGAAGTTCATTGAGAAGATCCGTAGGGTCAGAG agtCAAATAAATTCAAGGCTGCTATTATCCGAATTGACAGTCCAGGAGGTGATGCTCTTGCTTCTGATTT AATGTGGAGAGAAATCAGGCTTCTGGCTGCCAAAAAACCAGTCATTGCTTCAATGTCTGATGTGGCAGCAAGTGGAGGATACTACATGGCAATGGGAGCAGGAGCTATTGTTGCAGAAAGTCTAACCTTAACTGGTTCAATTGGAGTGGTCACAG GAAAATTTAGCCTTGGGAAACTTTATGAGAAGATTGGTTTCAACAAAGAAATTATATCAAGGGGTAAATATGCCGAGCTCCTTGCAGCTGAACAACGTTCCTTTAG GCCACATGAAGCAGAGCTATTTGCCAAGTCTGCAcagaatttttataaacaatttcGTGATAAGGCGGCTTTTTCCAGATCAATGACT GTAGACAAGATGGAAGAGGTTGCACAAGGGAGGGTTTGGACCGGTAAGGATGCAGCATCCCATGGTTTGGTTGATGCTATTGGTGGGCTATCTCGTGCTATTGCTATAGCAAAATTGAAAGCTAATATACCTCAAGACAGACAG GTTACTGTTGTGGAGCTCTCTAGACCTAGTCCTTCTCTACCCGAGATTTTAAGTGGTCTTGGTAATTCTCTGGTTGGAGCGGACGAAAGACTTAAGGAACTACTAGAGGACTTGACATTTTCTGATGGAGTTCAAGCGCGAATGGATGGAATCATGTTTCAGAAATTGGAAGGAAATCCATCTGCTAACCCCATTTTGGCATTGATGAAAGATTACCTCAGTTCTGCTACATAG
- the LOC11439181 gene encoding protein SOB FIVE-LIKE 4, whose product MKPSKIFGSEEECESSESGWTMYIGSHIEDDNDGDIDNIMDDEGTTHQADPEDDESDDSMVSDASSGPIHQHGKDYGFKQVVVEVEVEENQYDDENKYCLEKKANKTLEKQRNGKKVENKEKKFEDGNGKGKPSVQGGGKVRKRK is encoded by the coding sequence ATGAAACCATCCAAAATCTTTGGAAGTGAAGAGGAATGTGAAAGCAGTGAATCGGGATGGACCATGTATATTGGGTCCCACATAGAAGATGATAATGATGGAGATATTGATAACATCATGGATGATGAAGGAACTACTCATCAAGCTGATCCAGAAGATGATGAAAGTGATGATTCTATGGTTTCTGATGCTTCTTCTGGGCCAATTCATCAACATGGGAAAGACTATGGTTTCAAGCAAGTGGTGgttgaagttgaagttgaagAGAATCAATATGATGATGAAAACAAGTATTGCTTAGAGAAGAAAGCAAATAAAACTTTGGAAAAGCAAAGGAACGGAAAGAAAGTGGAAAACAAAGAGAAGAAGTTTGAGGATGGTAATGGTAAAGGCAAGCCTTCAGTTCAAGGTGGTGGCAAGGTGAGAAAAAGGAAATAG
- the LOC11438745 gene encoding serine/threonine-protein kinase 16: MGCSFSGLNALYDSVNGGGDVWINENRFRILRQLGEGGFAYVYLVKEAPNDSATGGLANKLKDSSHLADDGSYAMKKVLIQNNEQLELVREEIRVSSLFSHPNLLPLLDHAIISVKPTQETSWSHEAYLLFPVHLDGTLLDNAKTMKAKKEHYSTSDVLQIFRQLCAGLKHMHNLDPPYAHNDVKPGNVLITHRKGQPPLAILMDFGSARPARKKISSRSEALQLQEWASEHVSAPFRAPELWDCPSHADIDERTDVWSLGCTLYAIMYGVSPFEYALGESGGSLQLAIVNAQVKWPAGLKPSYPEALHQFVSWMLQPQAAMRPRIDDIIIHVDKLIAKFSQ; the protein is encoded by the exons atgggtTGCTCATTCTCCGGGTTAAATGCATTATATGACTCTGTGAACGGAGGTGGTGATGTTTGGATCAACGAAAATCGCTTCCGCATCCTGAGACAGCTCGGAGAAGGTGGCTTCGCTTACGTCTATCTCGTTAAGGAAGCTCCTAATGACTCTGCTACCGGTGGTCTTGCTAATAAGCTCAAAGACTCTTCTCATCTTGCTG ATGATGGATCTTATGCTATGAAAAAGGTCCTCATTCAGAACAACGAGCAGCTGGAGTTGGTCAGAGAGGAGATCCGTGTCTCTTCACTGTTTAGTCACCCCAATCTCCTCCCGCTTCTTGATCATGCAATCATTTCTGTTAAG CCTACTCAAGAAACATCTTGGAGCCATGAAGCGTACTTGTTATTTCCAGTTCATTTGGATGGAACTTTGCTAGACAATGCCAAAACAATGAAAGCCAAGAAGGAACACTATTCCACCTCAGACGTTCTTCAAATATTTCGGCAG CTTTGTGCAGGACTAAAGCACATGCACAATTTAGATCCTCCATATGCACACAATGATGTCAAACCTGGTAATGTTCTCATAACACACAGAAAAGGACAACCACCACTGGCCATACTGATGGATTTTGGCAGTGCTCGTCCCGCAAGGAAGAAGATTAGCTCCAGATCAGAGGCACTCCAGTTGCAG GAATGGGCATCTGAACATGTCTCTGCTCCTTTCCGAGCCCCTGAGCTGTGGGATTGCCCAAGCCATGCTGATATAGACGAGAGGACTGACGTTTGGTCACTAGGATGCACATTATATGCAATAAT GTATGGGGTATCTCCGTTTGAATATGCACTTGGGGAGTCTGGTGGAAGCCTGCAACTGGCTATTGTAAATGCTCAGGTCAAATGGCCAGCTGGACTAAAACCTTCATATCCAGAAGCTCTTCATCAGTTTGTGTCATGGATGCTTCAGCCCCAAGCTGCTATGAGGCCCCGGATAGACGATATCATTAtccatgttgataagttgattgcAAAGTTCTCTCAATGA